In Carya illinoinensis cultivar Pawnee chromosome 6, C.illinoinensisPawnee_v1, whole genome shotgun sequence, a single genomic region encodes these proteins:
- the LOC122314293 gene encoding auxin-responsive protein SAUR21-like translates to MAARVLAMMHVKQLLRLSVFSGTEAAPTAKNVPKGCFAVYVGEGEKKRFILPISYLNEPSFQKLLNKAEEEFGFNHSMGGLTIPCREEVFMDLTSGLNRS, encoded by the coding sequence ATGGCTGCTCGAGTTCTGGCTATGATGCATGTTAAGCAGCTTCTCCGCCTGTCTGTTTTCAGTGGTACAGAAGCAGCTCCCACAGCTAAAAATGTTCCAAAAGGCTGCTTTGCTGTGTATGTGGGAGAGGGCGAGAAGAAGCGATTCATTCTACCAATATCATACCTCAATGAACCTTCATTCCAGAAATTGCTAAATAAGGCTGAGGAAGAATTTGGGTTCAATCATTCAATGGGTGGTCTAACAATTCCCTGCAGAGAAGAGGTCTTTATGGACCTCACTTCTGGCCTAAACAGATCGTGA
- the LOC122314294 gene encoding auxin-responsive protein SAUR23-like produces MAIRFPSILHAKHILHRSNSFTKHAASTSIDVPKGHFAVYVGESEKKRFLVPVSFLNQPSFQELLNKAEEEFGFNHPMGGLTIPCSEDIFVDLTCRLHEL; encoded by the coding sequence ATGGCAATTCGATTTCCCAGTATTTTGCATGCTAAGCACATTCTCCACCGATCAAACTCATTTACAAAGCATGCGGCTTCAACATCTATAGATGTTCCAAAAGGCCATTTTGCAGTATATGttggagagagtgaaaagaagaGATTTTTGGTTCCTGTATCATTCTTGAACCAGCCTTCATTCCAAGAATTGTTAAACAAGGCTGAGGAAGAATTTGGATTCAATCATCCAATGGGTGGTCTCACGATTCCCTGCAGCGAAGACATCTTCGTTGATCTCACTTGTCGCTTACATGAACTGTGA
- the LOC122314291 gene encoding auxin-responsive protein SAUR23-like → MAIRLRGILHAKHILRRSNSFAKQAASMSFDVPKGYFAVYVGEGEKKRFIIPVSFLNQPSFQELLSTVEEEFGFDHPMGGLTIPCSEDIFINLTSRLHELL, encoded by the coding sequence ATGGCTATTCGTTTGCGTGGTATTTTACATGCAAAACACATTCTCCGCAGATCCAACTCATTTGCCAAGCAAGCAGCTTCAATGTCTTTCGATGTTCCAAAAGGATACTTTGCAGTGTACGTTGGAGAGGGCGAAAAGAAACGATTCATAATTCCAGTGTCATTTCTGAACCAGCCTTCATTTCAAGAATTGCTAAGTACGGTTGAGGAAGAATTTGGTTTTGATCATCCAATGGGTGGTCTCACAATTCCCTGCAGCGAAGACATCTTCATCAATCTCACTTCTCGCTTGCATGAATTGTTGTGA
- the LOC122314283 gene encoding pentatricopeptide repeat-containing protein At2g13600-like produces MSNQCSLRKAPSLDSITGFLNHCSRLKNLGPIKKLHAHLLRTGLLFNSLNFPAELIRSYASCHKDNLQTLTNFLKCMNPGNPLPFNMILSDFNRNGLAFNALKTFSFMHINGVPMDTYTLCSSLAASSSIRNVRFGQQVHALVAKSGWSSSVFVGSALIDLYAKLLVIEDAEAMFDEIPTKNTVCANALLAGYGEAKMWLEGLELVLKMPALNLDYDHFTFSAILQACAGLSAVKVGIQVHAHLIRTLYDVEKDVFLKSSLIEMYGKCGIVGKAWKVFNLAGVRRGECQGDVVLWTSMLGVYGRNGYFEEVVQLYQEMLKEGIQPDEVAFVTVLSACGYTGQVNLGIEFFESMTRDFGLFPGQEHYSCLIDLLCRAGQLDRAWKLVNGTLYKGHGSCSVSMWGALLSACQDCGKIELGKLAAQKALELDPQNVGVYVILSNLYAKFGMWNEIEKLRLLMKERGLKKDIGCSWIEVT; encoded by the coding sequence ATGTCCAACCAATGCAGCTTACGCAAAGCACCAAGCTTGGATTCTATCACTGGCTTCTTAAACCACTGTTCCCGATTGAAAAATCTTGGACCCATCAAGAAGCTCCACGCTCACCTACTCAGAACAGGCTTGCTGTTTAACTCCCTTAATTTTCCCGCTGAACTCATCCGCTCATACGCCTCATGTCACAAAGACAACCTTCAAACCTTGACCAATTTCTTGAAGTGCATGAACCCGGGGAACCCACTACCCTTCAATATGATATTATCCGACTTTAACCGAAATGGGTTGGCATTTAATGCCCTAAAaaccttttctttcatgcacatCAATGGGGTGCCTATGGATACTTACACATTGTGTAGCTCTTTAGCAGCTTCGTCATCTATCAGAAATGTTAGATTCGGTCAGCAGGTGCATGCCCTTGTGGCCAAATCAGGTTGGTCATCTAGTGTATTCGTAGGAAGCGCTCTAATCGATCTGTACGCAAAGTTGTTGGTTATCGAGGATGCAGAAGCGATGTTTGATGAAATTCCTACAAAAAACACGGTGTGCGCTAATGCACTTCTAGCAGGTTATGGTGAGGCTAAGATGTGGCTTGAGGGACTTGAACTGGTTCTTAAGATGCCTGCATTGAATTTGGATTATGATCACTTCACATTTTCAGCAATATTGCAGGCGTGTGCTGGGCTATCTGCTGTTAAAGTCGGGATCCAGGTGCATGCTCATTTGATCCGTACGCTATATGATGTGGAAAAAGATGTGTTTCTGAAGAGTTCGTTGATTGAAATGTATGGAAAGTGTGGCATAGTTGGGAAGGCTTGGAAAGTCTTCAATTTGGCAGGGGTCAGAAGAGGAGAGTGTCAAGGGGATGTTGTTTTATGGACTTCAATGCTTGGTGTGTATGGTAGAAACGGATACTTTGAAGAAGTTGTTCAATTATACCAAGAAATGTTAAAGGAAGGGATTCAACCAGATGAGGTGGCATTTGTGACAGTCCTTTCTGCTTGTGGTTACACTGGCCAAGTGAACCTTGGGATCGAGTTTTTCGAATCAATGACTCGTGACTTCGGGTTGTTCCCTGGCCAAGAGCACTACAGTTGTCTGATTGACTTGCTTTGTAGGGCCGGTCAGTTAGATAGGGCATGGAAGCTAGTGAATGGGACGCTGTATAAAGGGCATGGCAGTTGCAGCGTTTCCATGTGGGGTGCTTTGCTTAGCGCCTGCCAGGATTGTGGAAAGATAGAGTTGGGCAAGTTGGCTGCTCAAAAGGCACTTGAATTGGATCCACAGAATGTGGGGGTATATGTTATATTATCGAATTTATATGCAAAATTTGGTATGTGGAATGAGATTGAGAAGTTGAGGTTATTGATGAAAGAGAGAGGGTTAAAGAAAGATATTGGATGTAGTTGGATTGAGGTCACGTAG
- the LOC122314284 gene encoding transcription initiation factor TFIID subunit 14b-like isoform X2, producing MINSSSSKQVGQDQQATSEPRSPRPKIKMVKSEESDKRILNKKLKDVEISIPIVYGNVSFWLGKKASEYQSHKWTVYVRGATNEDIGVVIKRVVFQLHSSFKNPTRVVESPPFELSEAGWGEFEIAITLYFHIDLCDKPLTLYHHLKLYPEDESGPMSSKKPVVAECFDEIAFPEPSEGFLVRVQNHPAVNVPRLPTGFTLPPPVPFEDANRKKRGDTKDHPLSQWFMNFSEADELLQLAAARQQVQAYLAKLRRQISMIDGQHQQLKTISDS from the exons ATGATCAACAGTTCGTCTTCCAAACAGGTCGGTCAAGATCAACAGGCTACAAGTGAGCCCAGATCACCGCGCCCCAAAATCAAAATGGTCAAATCCGAAGAAAGTGACAAGAGG ATATTGAATAAAAAACTCAAAGACGTTGAAATAAGCATTCCCATCGTGTATGGTAACGTCTCATTCTGGCTTGGTAAGAAGGCAAGCGA GTACCAGTCGCACAAATGGACTGTGTATGTTCGTGGGGCGACGAATGAGGATATAGGGGTGGTGATAAAACGTGTTGTTTTTCAGTTGCATTCCAGTTTCAAGAACCCCACAAGGGTTGTAGAGTCGCCGCCATTTGAGTTATCGGAAGCTGGGTGGGGAGAATTCGAAATCGCCATTACTCTCTACTTCCATATCGATCTCTGTGATAAGCCATTGACCTt ATATCATCATTTGAAGTTGTACCCAGAGGATGAATCTGGACCCATGTCCAGTAAAAAGCCTGTTGTTGCGGAATGTTTTGATGAGATCGCGTTCCCTGAACCTTCAGAAGGCTTTTTAGTTCGTGTGCAGAATCATCCTGCTGTAAATGTGCCCAGATTACCCACTGGATTCACTTTGCCGCCTCCTG TACCATTTGAGGATGCAAATAGAAAGAAGAGAGGTGACACTAAAGACCACCCCTTGAGTCAGTGGTTCATGAATTTCTCAGAAGCAGATGAACTATTACAACTTGCAGCAGCTCGTCAGCAG GTACAAGCTTATCTTGCTAAACTCAGGAGACAAATAAGCATGATAGACGGACAGCATCAGCAGTTGAAAACAATCTCTGACTCGTGA
- the LOC122314284 gene encoding transcription initiation factor TFIID subunit 14b-like isoform X1, translating into MINSSSSKQVGQDQQATSEPRSPRPKIKMVKSEESDKRILNKKLKDVEISIPIVYGNVSFWLGKKASEYQSHKWTVYVRGATNEDIGVVIKRVVFQLHSSFKNPTRVVESPPFELSEAGWGEFEIAITLYFHIDLCDKPLTLYHHLKLYPEDESGPMSSKKPVVAECFDEIAFPEPSEGFLVRVQNHPAVNVPRLPTGFTLPPPELFVVPFEDANRKKRGDTKDHPLSQWFMNFSEADELLQLAAARQQVQAYLAKLRRQISMIDGQHQQLKTISDS; encoded by the exons ATGATCAACAGTTCGTCTTCCAAACAGGTCGGTCAAGATCAACAGGCTACAAGTGAGCCCAGATCACCGCGCCCCAAAATCAAAATGGTCAAATCCGAAGAAAGTGACAAGAGG ATATTGAATAAAAAACTCAAAGACGTTGAAATAAGCATTCCCATCGTGTATGGTAACGTCTCATTCTGGCTTGGTAAGAAGGCAAGCGA GTACCAGTCGCACAAATGGACTGTGTATGTTCGTGGGGCGACGAATGAGGATATAGGGGTGGTGATAAAACGTGTTGTTTTTCAGTTGCATTCCAGTTTCAAGAACCCCACAAGGGTTGTAGAGTCGCCGCCATTTGAGTTATCGGAAGCTGGGTGGGGAGAATTCGAAATCGCCATTACTCTCTACTTCCATATCGATCTCTGTGATAAGCCATTGACCTt ATATCATCATTTGAAGTTGTACCCAGAGGATGAATCTGGACCCATGTCCAGTAAAAAGCCTGTTGTTGCGGAATGTTTTGATGAGATCGCGTTCCCTGAACCTTCAGAAGGCTTTTTAGTTCGTGTGCAGAATCATCCTGCTGTAAATGTGCCCAGATTACCCACTGGATTCACTTTGCCGCCTCCTG AACTTTTTGTAGTACCATTTGAGGATGCAAATAGAAAGAAGAGAGGTGACACTAAAGACCACCCCTTGAGTCAGTGGTTCATGAATTTCTCAGAAGCAGATGAACTATTACAACTTGCAGCAGCTCGTCAGCAG GTACAAGCTTATCTTGCTAAACTCAGGAGACAAATAAGCATGATAGACGGACAGCATCAGCAGTTGAAAACAATCTCTGACTCGTGA
- the LOC122314288 gene encoding auxin-responsive protein SAUR50-like has protein sequence MAIRISNKLPQTAVIKQILKRCSSLGKKHGYDEDSFPLDVPKGHFAVYVGENRSRYIVPISFLSHPEFQCLLHQAEEEFGFDQDMGLTIPCEEVVFRSLTSMLR, from the coding sequence ATGGCTATTAGAATATCAAACAAACTTCCTCAAACCGCAGTTATCAAGCAAATCCTCAAAAGATGTTCGAGCTTGGGAAAGAAGCATGGCTACGACGAGGATAGCTTTCCCCTAGACGTCCCAAAGGGCCATTTTGCTGTCTATGTTGGTGAAAATAGAAGCAGGTATATAGTCCCAATCTCATTCTTGAGTCACCCTGAGTTCCAGTGCCTCCTCCACCAAGCTGAAGAAGAATTCGGCTTCGATCAAGATATGGGCCTTACCATTCCCTGCGAAGAAGTCGTTTTCCGCTCTCTAACTTCCATGCTTAGATGA
- the LOC122314286 gene encoding auxin-induced protein 15A-like has product MFRGMGKCNSIRRIVRIRQMLQGWREKSLITASRAPSDVPAGHVAVCVGSSCKRFIVRATHLNHPIFKRLLVQAEEEYGFSNQGPLAIPCDESLFEEVIRVVSSNSSRSSSLEDFQRCCHVEIRSHLNFLGESRPLLCAPSEKSIC; this is encoded by the coding sequence ATGTTCCGGGGGATGGGAAAATGCAACAGCATCCGCCGCATTGTCAGGATCCGACAGATGCTCCAGGGCTGGCGCGAGAAGTCGCTCATCACGGCCTCACGTGCGCCGTCCGATGTTCCGGCTGGACACGTGGCGGTCTGCGTGGGGAGCAGCTGCAAGAGATTCATCGTACGCGCGACGCACCTGAACCACCCGATCTTTAAGAGGCTTCTCGTGCAGGCAGAGGAGGAGTACGGGTTCTCGAACCAAGGCCCTCTAGCGATCCCGTGCGACGAGTCGCTCTTCGAGGAGGTCATCCGAGTCGTGTCTAGTAACTCATCCCGGTCCTCGAGTCTGGAAGACTTTCAGAGGTGCTGCCACGTGGAAATCCGGAGCCATCTTAACTTCTTGGGTGAATCCAGGCCGTTGCTTTGCGCGCCTTCTGAAAAATCAATCTGCTGA
- the LOC122313011 gene encoding uncharacterized protein LOC122313011: MAPPPGPYSGTSTLALVARASAFSIGLVYGSLKLKYLKAKANSHKKAEVKALH, encoded by the exons ATGGCGCCGCCTCCTGGACCTTATTCCGGAACCAGCACCCTCGCTTTG GTGGCTCGTGCTTCGGCTTTCTCTATTGGACTCGTTTACGGTAGCCTTAAGCTCAAGTACCTAAAG GCAAAGGCTAATTCTCACAAGAAAGCTGAAGTAAAGGCTCTTCACTGA